One Desulfovibrio fairfieldensis genomic window carries:
- a CDS encoding acetyltransferase, which yields MSVPPHSASAASGNPSWPVRRAMADDFPVLAELWRRSVEATHDFLLPGDLERIYAEVADVYLPGVDEVWLAEEEGCPVGFLGCDGAHVEMLFVEPEYFGRGVGKALLRHARDLHGALSLEVNEQNARALAFYQRQGFAVTGRSALDNAGRPYPLLYLAWRG from the coding sequence ATGTCCGTACCGCCTCATTCCGCTTCCGCCGCTTCCGGCAACCCGTCCTGGCCCGTCCGCCGGGCAATGGCCGATGATTTCCCGGTCCTGGCTGAACTGTGGCGGCGCAGCGTGGAAGCCACGCATGACTTTCTGCTGCCCGGTGATCTGGAGCGGATTTACGCGGAAGTGGCGGACGTCTATCTGCCGGGTGTGGATGAAGTCTGGCTGGCGGAAGAAGAAGGCTGCCCAGTGGGCTTTCTGGGCTGTGACGGAGCGCATGTGGAAATGCTTTTTGTGGAACCGGAATATTTCGGACGCGGCGTGGGCAAGGCCCTGCTGCGGCACGCCCGGGACCTGCACGGCGCGCTCAGCCTGGAAGTCAACGAGCAGAATGCGCGGGCTCTGGCCTTTTATCAGCGCCAAGGCTTTGCGGTGACAGGGCGGTCAGCCCTGGACAACGCGGGACGGCCCTATCCTCTGCTGTATCTGGCTTGGCGGGGATGA
- a CDS encoding phosphatidylglycerophosphatase A: MRFRDTCVLAFCRLGVAGLAPKAPGTWGTALACLLAPFVFLPLGMGWRVLALLLLFVLGALAATRAEKLLGRKDPGEVVIDELVGVWLVLLPFAAPGVWLVVAAFVFFRIFDIAKPWPVRASENWLPDGFGVMLDDVLAGLWALLCVGVLHWVGLV, from the coding sequence ATGCGTTTCCGGGATACCTGCGTACTGGCGTTCTGTCGCCTGGGCGTGGCCGGGCTGGCTCCCAAGGCTCCGGGCACCTGGGGCACGGCCCTGGCCTGCCTGCTGGCGCCCTTTGTCTTTCTGCCGCTCGGCATGGGCTGGCGCGTGCTGGCGCTGCTGCTGCTCTTTGTGCTGGGCGCGCTGGCCGCCACGCGCGCGGAAAAGCTGCTGGGCCGCAAAGACCCCGGCGAAGTGGTCATTGACGAACTGGTGGGCGTCTGGCTGGTGCTGCTGCCGTTTGCCGCACCGGGGGTCTGGCTGGTGGTCGCGGCCTTTGTGTTCTTCCGCATTTTCGACATCGCCAAGCCCTGGCCGGTGCGCGCCTCGGAAAACTGGCTGCCCGACGGTTTCGGGGTCATGCTGGACGACGTGCTGGCCGGGCTCTGGGCCCTGCTGTGCGTGGGTGTGTTGCACTGGGTCGGGCTGGTTTAG